The genomic DNA GACGCGGACACCGAAAATGCGCGCGATCGATGCCGCCGTCTGCGGGGCTTGGCGGTCGAGCTCCGTGATGGAGATCGTGACCATGCCGGCGTCCCGTGCGTAGGTCAGGAGGCGAGAAACCGTCGACCGTGACGTACCCAAGTCGCGGGCGATCCGGTCCATGGTGAGGTGCTGTACGTAGTACAGATGGGAGGCCCGTAACGCTTGAGCGTCGCGGCGTTGGGACGCCTCCGTCCGGTGATGCTGCTCACGTTTTCTCACGCTGGCCTCCGAGTCCTCATGGTGAAGTAGCCGTCTGCGCTCCATAATTGCACGTTTGTGCAATGACGTTGACCGACTGTGCGGTGTTTCCAAGACTGAACCTGTGACCGGGTGTTAGTGGTCACAGGACAAGAACTTTTTTGAGGAGCTACCAGCACCGTGCACACCGACCAGACACGTCAGATTGTTCGCCATCTCCACCAGCGTCCCCGGGCCCGGGTGCTCGTGGTGGGCGGGGGGATCAATGGCGTTGCGACCTTCCGCGACCTCGCGCTTCAGGGGGTGGACGTGACGCTCGTCGAGCGGGGGGACTACTGCCAAGGTGCCTCCGGCGCCTCGAGCCATATGATCCATGGCGGTATTCGGTATCTGGAAAATGGCGAGTTCCGGCTCGTCCATGAGTCGGTCCAGGAGCGCAACAATCTTTTGGAAGTGGCTGCGCATCACGTCAAGCCGCTGCGCACCACGATCCCGATCTTTTCGACGTTCTCGGGGATCCTTTCGGCACCGCTGCGTTTTCTGACGCACCGTTCCGGCAAACCGACCGAGCGAGGTGCCGTCCTCATCAAGCTCGGGCTGATGATGTATGACGCGTTCGCGGGCATCAAGCGCAATACGCCGTGGCACACGTTCGTCGGCCGCCGAGGAAGCCTGGCAGCACTCCCGCACTTGCGCGACGACGTAAAGTACACCGCCACCTACTTCGATGCCTCGGTGCACAACCCGGAGCGCCTCACGCTGGACGTCTTGCGCGATGGCCTCGCTGCCAATCCGCAGGCACGCGCCGTGAATTACGTTTCGCTGGTGGGCAACGACGGCGGCGCCGCGACGCTACGCGACGAGCTGACGGGTGAAACGTTTGAGTTTGCCGCGGACGTGATCGTCAATGCGACCGGCGCGTGGACTGACCAGACCAATACCGACATGGGCGCCCCAACCCGCTATATGGGCGGCACCAAGGGGTCCCACATCGTCTTGGATCATCCTGAATTGCACGCCGCCTGCGCCGGACGCGAGATCTTCTTCGAGCACACGGATGGACGGATCGTTCTCATCTACCCCCTGGGCGATCGCGTCCTCGTGGGTACCACGGACATCGATGCCGACATGAGTGTCGACGCCGTCTGCACGGAGGAGGAAGTGGACTACTTCTTCGACCTCGTGAGCCACGTGTTTCCTGCGATCCGCCTCGAGAGATCACAGATCGTCTACCGCTTCTCCGGGGTTCGTCCACTCCCGCGCCACGACGACACTGCTCCGGGGTTTGTTTCTCGCGACTACCGCATTGAGCGGCGTGAGGCGGGCAATGTTGTCTTGTCCTTGGTCGGAGGCAAATGGACCACGTTCCGCGCCGTAGCGGAGGAGTTGACGGACCACGTGTTGGGGGAGGTGGGCCTGTCCCGTTCTGTTCAGACCACCCGCTTGCCGATCGGCGGCGGCCGCAACTACCCGACCACGGACGACGGCCGCCGCGCCTGGGTGGCGGCGCGCACTGAGTACGCCAGCACAGAACGTCTCCACGTTCTTCTGGAGCGCTACGGCACCCGCGCCGATGACGTTTTGCCCTACCTCCAGCACGACGACGCGCCCGTGTCCGGACTAGGCGACCCCAACGAGCTCAGCACAGCGGAGCTGGCGTACATGGTCGACCACGAGCAGATCGGCCACCTGATTGACGTGTTGGTGCGCCGGACGGCCCTCGCCTTCCGCGGGCTCGTGAACCGTGAGCTTGTTGCTGCCATCGCTGACGAGCTCGCCAGGCGCCTCGGCTGGGACGCCGATCGCCGGGCGGAGGAGATCCGCGGGTGCGAGAAGGTCCTGCTCGACCTGCACCAGGTGGAGCTGGTCTAGAGCCACCCCTGAGAGTTTGAACCCAACCCATCAGTAACTGACAAAGGAGTCATCGCATGACCGTTCACATATTCATCGCCGAGATGCTCGGCACCATGACCCTCTTGGCCCTCGGTTGTGGCGTCGTCGCCAACGTCGTCCTCGCTAAGACAAAGGGCAACAGCGGCGGGTGGCTGCTCATCAACTTTGGTTGGGGTCTCGGCGTGTTCTCCGGTGTGTTCGTGGCCGCGAGCTCAGGCGCCCACCTGAACCCGGCCGTGACCGTCGGGCTGCTGTCGAACCCTGACATTTCTGAATTCGCCGACGGCGTCCCGGCGACGTTCGCGAATGCGTTGCTCTATTTTGTTGCGCAGATGATCGGTGCCTTCCTGGGTGCCGTCCTCGCTTGGCTGACCTATAAGAATCATTTCGATTCGCCGGAGACCGATGCCGCAGGGAAACTGGCGGTGTTCTCCACGGGTCCGGAGATTCGCAACAAGCCGTGGAACGTAGTGACGGAAATTGTGGGCACGTTCTTCCTCGTCTTCGTGCTGGGCGCCTTCGGCGGAACGCCACACGGGTTGGGACCGCTGGCGGCCGGCCTGTTGGTGCTGGCGATTGGTGCCTCCCTGGGTGGCCCGACCGGATACGCCATCAACCCGGCCCGTGACTTGGGTCCACGTATTGCCCACGCCCTCTTGCCGATCAAGGGCAAGGGCGGTAGTGATTGGAGCTATTCGTGGGTCCCGATCGTGGGTCCCCTCGTGGGCGGCATCATCGGCGGCCTGGCCGCTGGGGCCGTCTTCTAATTCCGCTCCCGCAGTCTGATAGATCAACCAGTACGTCAAAGGAGACCCAACATGAGCTACATCATTGCGATCGATCAAGGAACCACGTCGAGCCGGGCGATCGTCTTCGACCACGAAGGCAACATCGTGTCGGTCGGCCAGAAGGAACATGAACAGATCCTGCCCAAGGCCGGATGGGTGGAGCACGACGCCGCGGAAATTTGGACGAA from Zhihengliuella flava includes the following:
- a CDS encoding glycerol-3-phosphate dehydrogenase/oxidase, whose product is MHTDQTRQIVRHLHQRPRARVLVVGGGINGVATFRDLALQGVDVTLVERGDYCQGASGASSHMIHGGIRYLENGEFRLVHESVQERNNLLEVAAHHVKPLRTTIPIFSTFSGILSAPLRFLTHRSGKPTERGAVLIKLGLMMYDAFAGIKRNTPWHTFVGRRGSLAALPHLRDDVKYTATYFDASVHNPERLTLDVLRDGLAANPQARAVNYVSLVGNDGGAATLRDELTGETFEFAADVIVNATGAWTDQTNTDMGAPTRYMGGTKGSHIVLDHPELHAACAGREIFFEHTDGRIVLIYPLGDRVLVGTTDIDADMSVDAVCTEEEVDYFFDLVSHVFPAIRLERSQIVYRFSGVRPLPRHDDTAPGFVSRDYRIERREAGNVVLSLVGGKWTTFRAVAEELTDHVLGEVGLSRSVQTTRLPIGGGRNYPTTDDGRRAWVAARTEYASTERLHVLLERYGTRADDVLPYLQHDDAPVSGLGDPNELSTAELAYMVDHEQIGHLIDVLVRRTALAFRGLVNRELVAAIADELARRLGWDADRRAEEIRGCEKVLLDLHQVELV
- a CDS encoding MIP/aquaporin family protein, which encodes MTVHIFIAEMLGTMTLLALGCGVVANVVLAKTKGNSGGWLLINFGWGLGVFSGVFVAASSGAHLNPAVTVGLLSNPDISEFADGVPATFANALLYFVAQMIGAFLGAVLAWLTYKNHFDSPETDAAGKLAVFSTGPEIRNKPWNVVTEIVGTFFLVFVLGAFGGTPHGLGPLAAGLLVLAIGASLGGPTGYAINPARDLGPRIAHALLPIKGKGGSDWSYSWVPIVGPLVGGIIGGLAAGAVF